GCTAATAGCATCCCGCACCCTGACACCTGGTCCTGAGTGCCTCCACACTATGCATGATGGCAATAGGCTCTCCTCAGCCATCAATTGCGAACAATAATGTTCATTGATGAAAGCAGGTTTTAACTTGGTAGTAATATTGGCTGCTGACCAAGCACCACGAACAGTTTATACAAGATCAACCTCAGCTGAATTTCATGACATTTTTCAggagttttttttcattttccggtAGTGTACAATGAGCGAGAATGTAGAAAAGGAAGAAGATATAATGAGGTCACACACACCTCACTCTGAGACTCTGTGTCACTCAATGGACGAGACTGGCTGCTCTCTCCAGGTGATGAAGGAGCTTCAGGGTCAACAGCTCGTAAAGTCCCATCTTCTGATACTTGGGCTTTCTCAGTCAGCTTCTCTATACCTGTTTGGGCGAACAGTCATAATGAATTTTTAACAAAACTGATGGACACGTTAGCAAAAAATCaaacaaacttaaaggggttgtctcacttcagcaaatggcatttatcacgtagagaaagttaatacaaggcacttactaatgtatagtgattgcccatatttcctcctttgctggcccattttccatcacattatacactgctcgtttccaagggtgatgaccaccctgcaattaaatcagcggtggtcatgcttggacactataggaaaaagcgccgtcCTTTCTGATAGCCGGGAGCGCACATAAGCACGCATGCCCAGCAGCTCCCATTCCAGTCACCAAGCATCTGCACTGCAGCGATAGAcataaccatggatacgagcagtgtataatgcgatggaaaaatgaatccagccagcaaaggaggcaatatagacaatcactatacattagtaagtgccttgtattaaagggtttctgtcaccccaattttcgctattaaacaggctgacattatagatgtgaaaatgtcacctgaatttaactctgcatttcttttttttttaagtatgcccccgttttcgtgtgtaattttaacttttattatatgcaaatgagcctctaagagcaggggggggcattgcacctgctcctagaggctccgttcgccaACCTCATTTCCACacccttctgtcttgattgacagggccaggccagcgttggttctcCTCTCCTGCTGGCCCAGTCTGCcggggaaatctcgcgcctgcgccgtcccgttcagtattcggcgcaggcgcaatgaGAAAGCGGGGGaatacttaaataaaagaaatgcagagttaaattcaggtgacattttcacatctataatgtcagcccgtttaatagcgaaaattggggtgacagaaacccatttaacgttctctacatgataaatgctacttactgaagtgagacaacccctttaaggttgtagTCTGAGGACAACCCCTTCATGGAATGAGGCAGCCACACTGATCAACTGATCGCCACTGGTAAGCTCCTATGGCCGGTTGGAGGACTTCATGAGTTAACAAGTAATTGGACAACCAAGTAGTATGTGGTGACAGCGAGTCCACTGGCATGACGGACCCTCCTTCACAGGACCAATAAAGGGGCACTTGAGAGGGGCTTACTTCTTGGTAAAATGTACACATGATAACCAAGGATCACTGGTGTTTGGGGAAACGAGAACTAGTAAATGTCCTATAGAGATGCAGGATAACCCATATAGTCACAAGGAAAACTTACCAGGGGTGGCTATTAAACTGGTCTTTAGGGTGccaggttctgctggggcagcagGTCGGGAGCCCTCCATGGATGCTCCATCTTGAGAATTGGTGCGTGATAAGGGTTCAgctgttttcttttttctctgAAGTGCGCGCTGGATGGACGAAGTGTCTGATGGGAGGTTTGCTAATTGGTGAAATACATTACGTTTCCGGATGATGGCATAAACTAGACTAGAATTACCTGGAAAGTAATAAGAAAGAATAGAAAGAGatataaatacaaaaagggacaggaaaaaaatgagaccccacTCACGGTCAGAGAggatgtcccttctttccagccaATAATAGGCGTCTAGCACCTGGAGTCCACaatctcctgacatgtctctaAGAAACCACATACAAAAAAAGAAGTACAGTAAGTGAAACTCACCGTCAAACTGATACTGGATGATATTGTTAAAAACTTCAAGAAGGAAGAAAACAAGATGATGATTCTGGGGAGAGGAGAAGAGGAACCATGGATTGGAGAAAGCTTCCAGGAGATGTAGAAGCTTGTTAGATGCCACCATGGAAAGAGACTTCAAGTACGGAGATACTGTACAATAAAAGAGAGCAAACGTGAGCACAAGACAAGCACTGCAAAAATatgaagaattaaaaaaaaaatccttcattTACTAAGCCCTGTGTGTGTTATATACATATTGAGATCAAGCGTCACGAGGGAGAACAacagatttgttaaaaaaaacgaACAAAAACACAAGAACAGAAGTTGCAGAggtgttctatcttttttcggAACAGACACGTAGATAGCACAAGCATCATCCatcatgtgctttccacatccgtacgtCCGTCTAAAAAGACAGAGCAAGtcctatacttggctgcaaaatgcggaccacggACACACTGAAGTCAACGGGTCACCAAAGTAATGTGGATGCAACCatgacggtcgtgtgcatgaagccttaaagccgaggcagcatggtggctttggCCACAGATCTCAGTGCCGCGCTGCCTACATCACAATTCATGTCAGAGAATGGGGTCAGGATGCAAAGTAAATGTAACCGCAACACAACAAGAAATCCAGAAGGGTTGGATTTATTTCTACGGTCGTGTCGCAGCAAAAAgtgtccccattcacttgaattggtgtCGAAAGTGCGACATGGTAATCTTTGGCCGTGTCACGTGTCACTGTGTAGTCCCGGCCTAAACTGGTCGCATGACAGCAAACTGCATAATGTTTTTGGTCGGCCGACACCGGATGTTGTTTGGCCCTAACCTTCTGCAAACGCTTCCGACACAGACAGAACTGCGGTATGTAACCTTGTCAGGTTTGCTCTAGGCGCCACCTAATGGACAAAAGATAAAAGCAATCTTTCTTAAAAGGGACAAATTTAGGATTTTTAAAGGAGTTTCCTTGTGCACCCTCAATATATGATCTAGAGTGGTTTAGCAGGCAAATCCTAGTCCTAGTATCTCCGGTGGGGAAGGGATTCACTCAGACATACCTGGATGTCTAGGGTGGTTGTGGTAAACACTTGGGGAGCCTTCACACACTGCAGATTGTGTAGCAGAATTTTCCATGACTTGAAATCAGCTCCATTCATTTGTTTGGGGtgccaagcacatggatttcttctACAAGTCTCAtacaggtgaatggaactgattttcagtaatGTGAAGGCACCCCTAGAGGGtttgtccagaattagaaaaacatggcttcttTCTTCCAGACACAGCGCCACACCTATACATGGGTTGcgtctggtattgcagatcagtTCCACTGACGTGaacgaggctgagctgcaataccacataaaACCAATGGGCAACCATGGTGCTGGTTCTGGAAGAAAGCATCCATGATTTTTTAattctggacaatccctttaatattgcTTATTACATAATTTtagtataagggtactttcacacttgcggaagaGGATTCGTGCAGGCAGTCCCGtcactggaactgcctgccggatacggcaatccggacgcaaacggatgccatttgtcagacggatctggatgcagatccttctgacaaatgcattgaaataccggatccggtgtcatctggaaaaaacggatccggtattaatatttttttttgcatttttaaaggtctgcgcatgccggatccgttttgctggaacacttaatgccggatccggcactaatacacttcaatgtaaattaatgccggatccggtaagtgttcaggatttttggccggagagaaaactgcggcatgctgcggtattttctccgtccaaaaaacgtaagagggactgaactgatgcatcctgaacggattgctctccattccgaatgcattaggataaaactgatcagtttttttccggtattgagctcctaggacggaactcaatgccggaaaagaaaaacgctagtgtgaaagtaccctaaggttaTGATTATATAGTTTTGAATAgttaaagggttaacagggattgTATAGGGCAGGAACGTGTacctttaatttcattttacttaTTCTGCATAGGTACAGCATTTTTACCGGGGTCACAGCTCTGGTTTTCCGTTACAGAACTCCAAATTCTCCGATTCCCTTCACACCAGTTATTTGATATGATACAGACTGCTACCACTAGAAGgcgcacttagcatagggatttacacagcattaaaggggtcatctgatgaaaaatattaatCACTGTACATATCCACAGGGTAGGGGAGGATCGCAGGGACCCTTACAATCGCTAGAACAGGAGTTCCAAGCCCTCCATTCTAGAGGAGTATGAATGGAACCGTGATAACACATACACCTTGGGATTGACGGTGAGGGTCCCGGAGGAGAGACCCTCAGCAATAACACATTGATCACCTATTCGCTGAATAGGTCATAAATGTTTTGCTATGtgggatatcccctttaaagAGTTTCTCTggccttttaatattgatgacctatcctcaggataggtcatcaatatcagatcggtgggggtccgacacctggcagccCTGCCGATCGGCTGTATGAAGGGAATGGACGCGCAGTGCGGACGTGTCGTTTCCCATCTCTCTTCTTGCTTGccctagacatagcagcagcgagcaggaagagagacgggagatggcatggGCACACTGCAcgcaccttcccttcatacagctgttcGGCGGGGTGTCGGGCCGGACGCtcgccgatctcatattgatgacctatcctgaagaaagGTCAATATTAAAAGCCGGGAGTACCTCTTTAAGCTCAATAATAAAATCATGTgcagggagctccccctagtggtagcagaAAGAATTTTAGCATTTTATTAGTTAAAGGAGTTTTGTTGATCTCAAAAATTTTAAATGAGGACTGGAAATGATCAAAAATGTAGCCTTACTCTCCTAATCAAACCACCGCCATTTCAGTGGTCCCAGAGGTCTTTGTTTCCACTGCAGCAGCAATGACGTCCCTGACTACTCCATGAgatcacagcagccaatcaatagcATCAGCAGTCCCCTGGGATAGTCGGACATGTCATCGCTGCAGTACGGGTCCTGTCACAGCAATGATATACCCAACCACTTTACATGTCTACTGAGATCAGCAACTGGCTGCAGTGATCATGTATAGCAGTCGGGGGGCATCATTGCTGTAACAAAGACCACTGGGGCCACCAGAATGGCAGGAGATTGAAAACAACCCTTCATGTGCTCCCGCATCCATACAGCTTAATATACTAACAGGTTTATATACTAATACCCTGCATACTACCTTTCCTTCCCTCCTCTACCTTATGCTGGCCGCAGATTTCTGCCAGATGATTCGACTGCTACCGGAGGAAACCATGATCACGCCGAATGGATTTTCTACATGCTCTATTGTTTCCCCTGAGGTGTTTGTCTGCCGTTCATTTCCCACCATCCTTCAagttaaaaggattttccaggaCTTTAATACTGAAAGATCTAtccttggataggtcatcagtatgtgatcggtggggatccgacacccaggacccctgctgatcagctttttgagaaggcaccggcgctcctctGAGTGCGCGGCCTTCTCgcaccttaccaagcacagcgacgTACATTGTATGGCGGCTGTGGTTGGCATCTTGTGCAGccgcattcatttctacggggctgagctgcgcctagacaCGTGACCGATGTCGTcaccggcctaggaaaagctgagagatggTAGCGGCTCTACTGCgagcaccgatgccttctcaaacagctgactggcagaGGTCCCGGATGTCGGATCCCCACCgtttcagatactgatgacctctccagaggacaggtcatcagtattaaaagtctcggaaaacacCAAAGCCTATAGCAGCCAAAAGCGATCTGATATCTATGGTCAGATTTAGAGGACTGTGCCGGCTGTGGAGTGTCCGGTCGCCCTGGAACCACGTGACACCCTGTGTGGTTGAAGATCTTTCAGGAAATACAGCTACACGTGCAGAAGAAGTCATCATGATAAAACCCAATCATGCAATCTGCTCCCCATCCTTGTACCATTCACTATGATGGTCAGCAGGCAGTCATACAAGGGTTGTAACCGCTGGTGTCCACTGGTGATGATCTTGTGAAAAATCtgcaatagggggaaaaaaatatagtAGTTAATGGAGATATATAACGTGACCTATTGCCTACGTTGCACACATCAGTCCTACATGTAAAACGTGGTGCTCACCACAATCAGCAGGTCTGCATGTGTTCCTGTGAACACGGGGATATCCATCGGGACTCTCACAGAGTAGGGCTTGTTGAGGCGAACGCCAAAGTTCCTCTCGCCACTTAGCAGCAAAAGAATGAAAACCCCGATGTGCATCAGACCGACccgagctgcaggaagaaacacAGTGAGCAGGTGGCACGGCGCGTGACAGACGAGGCGACAAAAAGACCAGGGTGAGGGGCGAGCAGAGGTGAGGGAAGAAACAACAGGGGTGCAGTCTCACACTGGTCCGCTCGTGCATCGTTCAAGTAGTACAGAATGGGAACCAGAACGTCCAGGACGTCACTGCTCTTCAGAACAAAGAACAGGAACTTCTGTGGGGGTGAGAGAGACAGTAATGGTGAGAGACCAAGCACCCAGCCCGTGTGGCACCCAGTGCACCCCTCTTTTATGGACTACAGTCAAACATTGACTTGGAGGGAGCTGCAATAAGAACAAGTCCTGACCTTGTTAAAGTCGCACAGTTTCCAAAACAGAACCAGCAGCTCCTGGTGGAATTGGATCTTCTTGGTGGAGTTTGGCAGATATGTCTGAGTGAGTGGATTCAGCAGAAGGCGGGCGAGTCCCTTTAAGATGAACTGGAAGTCCTAGGAGTTAAAAAGAAGGTCCTGGGTcagcatcaatataaaaataaaaatatatatatcaagtaagctcaatgaaaataagaaaaagacGGCTGTAAAGGGGAGAAATTGTCTCTCCctacactccagaattctggcttcaaaaagactCAAAGTAGGACTTTGCAAATTTTTGGGTTTATTTGTACAGACATTTTGCCACATTTTGCATTTGTATACTTGCTCCAGTTTAGAAAAGTGGACGTGGTTCAATTGTCGAGCTAATGGAAGTCACCCGAGGTGCTAGGGAGTctcgtccccgtccccgcctgctaccccgccccccctcccgacaccggatgttttcatctgctcacggggagaagcagcggggGCAGGAGCGGCACTGGGAgaagggagtggggtaagtatattcagtgtgcggGAcccgggcatatgggaaagaattttatactgtcagataacctctttaaagtcGCAAAAATTGTCGCAATCTTACCCCAGTAAAGGGGGTGTCATAAAAATTGTAGCAATATCTCAATAAAGAAGCaacagacttaggctactttcacactagcgttcagagcgggtccgtctgatgtctgctcagacggatccgctcctataatgcagacgtttgtatccgttcagaacggatccgtctgcattatagcttagaaaaaattctaagtgtgagagttgtctgagcggatccgtccagactttacattgaaagtcaatggggacggatccgtttgaaaattgagccatattgtgtcaacttcaaacggatccgtccccattgacttacattgtaagtctggacggatccgtttgcctccgcacggccaggcggacacccgaacgctgcaagctgcgttcaggtgtccgcttgctgagcggagcggagggcaaacggtgccagactgaggcattctgagcggatccgcatccactcagaatgcattggggcagtacggatgcgtttggggccgcttgtgagccccttcaaacggaactcataagcggagccccgaacgctagtgtgaaagtagccttacagatgcACCAAATTTGTCTCCAGCTCCaatggtgggacctgcacctatctcgagAACGGGACCCAGTCTCGCGGTCAAAGCAAATAGGAAAGTGGCCGAGTAggtgtgcttggctattttcaggaaCACTCATAGAAGGTAAAGGAGAGCCACAGATGCGCGACCACACCCGCATCTATAGGACATCTATGGCCCATCCTGTGGACATGTCATAACTGTCCAAATTGGACAACCTCATTGACTAGATTTATACCACACACCCAACCAGTATGCAGCATCCTCTTACCTCCTCCCTGTGGATCCGCGACAGATAATTCACAAACAGATTGTCCGGTGCTGGGTTCTAAGAGAACAGTGAACAGGATTAGTCTACGGTATAAGCGGTAGTGAAGAGATTAGGTGCCCTGTGTATGGCGGTAACGTACATCGCCCTCATCCATTGCAGTACTAGTAGTGGTACCATCCATGCTGGGACTAGATGTGACAGCGGGGTCCGAGTCCAGGGTGACAATGAGCAACTGCGCAGAGACCTCGACCATCGGTTCGCGCGAATCCCAAAAAAGCAAGTGGTTGTAGGGAATTCCATAACCAACGGGGTCATATGCGCACACCACATTCAAGAGGGATGTGAAGAGGGGTAGGGCATGACTGCAGAGAGAAACGAGAGCAAAAGAAAATGAATAATAGCCATAAAATACGTAAGTGCCGAGAAAGAAAAGGTCAGATTCCCCTATTAAAGGGTCTCTCCACCTTCAGGGAGCCTTTTGGCAGAGAACCCCCCACATCAAAGGGATCTGCAgatggaagcatacttacctgcatcCTGCCATGGGTTTCCAAATGAAGCCGACGCGCTCCGGTCCTCGCTGTTAAACTTCCCGTTTGACGTGATTGGGGCCATGTACCTCTTGCATCAAGTCACTGGGTCACGTGACGCAAGGGGAACACCGCATCGCGTCAACACTGGTAGGGAATGTGTGTGACATATGCAGATCTCCATAAGCAAGCAGACTACTAAGACTACTACTAAGCCCAGGGGTGTACACAGATCTCACAGGGCACCATAGGAAAACAAAGTGAGATTTCCaacaaatttaaaatatatatatattttttttattaagcagaggaatttttttaataaaagaaatGTCACACTCGTATCAACCACCTTACATAAATATGGCACTCATGCACACCATATTTCTCTATGTATTTACACCAGTCAACTGGCATCAATGCAATGATATATCCCCTCCTATGATGTTCTGTGTTCTCGGCTTCCACTCACATATTACAAAactgactgcctgcagccaccaatagggggagctcagtgcacagtAATTTATAGTTACCATTGCACTAAATGGAAGTGGTAAAATCTCTTTGCACCGAGCTCCCCCATGTGGCAACTTCAAGAAAATGCCACAATCTGTCAATAATgcgcccccatatgcccgggcccctcacacagatagtAATTACCTCACTCCCCACCACCCGTCGCTTCTGATGCGCGGCACGGCcgcagctgcatctccccgtcgtacGGATGAAAACAtttagcgggggggggggggggggggggggaacaataGCAGGCTGTGACGGAAACGAGCatccctagcatcacgggtgatGAGAAGGAGGCTCGTTCCttgtcgcagcctgctattgactgccaaACCCCCCACCGTCGCCGGATGTTTTAATCCACGCGGCGGGAAGATGCAGCGGTAGACGTGTCGGCCTCAGAAGTAACGCGGGTGTCGGGGAGCGAGGTACGtccaatctgtgtgaggggcccgggtatATAGGGGAGCTTTATAGGTCTTTGATAACACCTTTAAAACTCCCTACTGTCAATACATGCAAACAGATGTATGGAAGGGTCGGGAGGAATAGCTGTCGGATGAAAAATAGTTATTGaaaggtgtatggccaccttaactaTGCACAAAAATGGAGGGGAACAGTTACTTTTTCTATTCAATCTCATATTACTGTACAGTGTTGGGAGAATTCAGCTCTGAAGCCAAGAGAATTCAGAATGTTGCTCTGGGAGAAGCATGCAATTAGACGTCATCTCCCTCACCCACAGTCATCCACAGACACAGCAGacgaagggaatgtgtcatcagaaaatggcctattGTTTAATGCACGTTTTTATATTTAACATTTTGAAAGAATTTTTGGTAATGTTATTTAAAATTTTCCATGTCTTTGTCTATACctaaagaaaaaacataaaatcctgcagtttttgcacttgcAACTAGGCCTaggaataggcgccacttcttggtctgtacagatcactttactgcagttatctgccattctaatcctgcctgtaatgatatcacctctgtgtacaggtaaggcaggatccaccattcacaataggtgattgtcagagcttatctattctttccttgtacaatgacctctgcacaggtcacagagcatggccagaaaactgtcccatagaagtcaatgaggtcctctcctgatcattgtgtctatggacgatgtggctgccgtaaagcaattttcttaatgctttctgaatgctcaggcaagatggccggccCCATGATCATGTTaaggaaatagaaaaaataaatctgcaatcagaaaataaagaaGGTTGTGAGTCTCTAACTggttttaaaaaggacctttcactagataaaaaaatctaaactaagtatacagacatggagattggcgcccagggatctccctgcacttactattatccccgggcgctgctccgtttgCGAGaagaaaaaaactctcaggctatgagctgagcgctgcgattggccatacATGCCTAGATCTTAGTGCTGGCATCGGCACCTGGCATACCAGGGTAAGTGCAGGGGCCCACTGTGCTGAGAATATGGCATGCTCTGCCTGCAGCGTGCACCACGTTCCCCTGCGCCGGCAGTATCACATACCCGGTATTTATGACAAGGCAGGGCGATCCGTGGCAATCAACCCCttgggtgtggcacctgaggggttaattgccgcggtt
This window of the Bufo bufo chromosome 6, aBufBuf1.1, whole genome shotgun sequence genome carries:
- the HID1 gene encoding protein HID1, coding for MGNTDTKLNFRKAVIQLTTKTQPVEATDDAFWDQFWSDSATSVQDVFALIPAAEIRAVREESPSNLATLCYKAVEKLVAGADSGCHSENGKQMVLNCARLLTRVLPYIFEDPDWRGFFWSSVPGAGRSQDEDEEDDGSRPLAESLLLAIADLLFCPEFTVQSHKKSGADAAEDIHTLDSCEYIWEAGVGFAHSPTPNHTYDLNRTELLKLLLTCFSEAMYLPPSSENSGTTNPWVQFFCSTENRHALPLFTSLLNVVCAYDPVGYGIPYNHLLFWDSREPMVEVSAQLLIVTLDSDPAVTSSPSMDGTTTSTAMDEGDNPAPDNLFVNYLSRIHREEDFQFILKGLARLLLNPLTQTYLPNSTKKIQFHQELLVLFWKLCDFNKKFLFFVLKSSDVLDVLVPILYYLNDARADQSRVGLMHIGVFILLLLSGERNFGVRLNKPYSVRVPMDIPVFTGTHADLLIVIFHKIITSGHQRLQPLYDCLLTIIVNVSPYLKSLSMVASNKLLHLLEAFSNPWFLFSSPQNHHLVFFLLEVFNNIIQYQFDGNSSLVYAIIRKRNVFHQLANLPSDTSSIQRALQRKKKTAEPLSRTNSQDGASMEGSRPAAPAEPGTLKTSLIATPGIEKLTEKAQVSEDGTLRAVDPEAPSSPGESSQSRPLSDTESQSEESAKGRQSRRHSSVSSQWNPSTDWVMSWKVKLPLQTIMRLLQVLVPQVEKICIDKGLTDESEILKFLQHGTLVGLLPVPHPILIRKYQANAGTAMWFRTYMWGVIYLRNMDPPIWYDTDVRLFEIQRV